In the genome of Streptomyces sp. P3, the window ACGCCGGGCGGTGTTGTCTCGACCTGCTGGCGACCAGTCATCCCCAGGAACATCTCGACGGCGTCGCGCCGTTGTGCGCGTGGATCCGCGGCTGCGGACTCGTCCCGCCGGGCACGCCGCTGACCCAGGCCGACCCGTCCTGGCCGCCGGCCTTCCGGGAACTGCGCCGCAACATAGGACAGTTGGTGCACGAGTGGCTGGCCCATACCGCCGCCGCCCCCCACGACCTCGCGCTGGCCCGGGTCAACGACGCCGCCCGGGTCGCGCCGCCCGTCCCTCGCGCCGTGCGTGGCGAGGACGGCGCGCTGGTGCGCGAGTTGGACCGGCCGCCGGGCTGCGCCGCGCTGCTCGCCGCGGTCGCCCTGGACGCGGTGGAACTGCTCACCGATCCGGTGGCCCGGGCCGGGCTGCGGCAGTGCGCGGGGGACAACTGCCCGATCGTGTACGTCGACACCTCCCGGGGCCGCCGCCGGCGCTGGTGCTCCAGCGAGGTCTGCGGGAACCGGGAACGGGTCGCGCGGCACCGCCGGCGCGCCGCGCTCGCGCGCGCCTGAGGGCCCGTCGGGCGGCCGTGCGGCCGCAC includes:
- a CDS encoding ABATE domain-containing protein, with amino-acid sequence MALGTVTDFHELRFDAGRCCLDLLATSHPQEHLDGVAPLCAWIRGCGLVPPGTPLTQADPSWPPAFRELRRNIGQLVHEWLAHTAAAPHDLALARVNDAARVAPPVPRAVRGEDGALVRELDRPPGCAALLAAVALDAVELLTDPVARAGLRQCAGDNCPIVYVDTSRGRRRRWCSSEVCGNRERVARHRRRAALARA